The Diachasmimorpha longicaudata isolate KC_UGA_2023 chromosome 2, iyDiaLong2, whole genome shotgun sequence genome segment GCGAGTGGTGGAGTTCAGGGGATGATGGTCCAGCAGCGGGCCAATTTCGATGACATGGATATGGCTAGACAGCAGAATCTCATGAAGATTCATCAATTAAGGCAGACACTTGAAGCTGCACAGCAGCAAGAAGCTCACTACCAGACGCAGCTCGATGTATGTTTGCATGAGTGAAATATTAATCAACATTCCCTTTCAGATTCATTTCTAAATACGAGTATTCTCCGATTTTTCAGACCCAACAAAATTTGGAGGCCGCGCAGCAACAGGAAATGCAGTACAAACTACAAATGGAGGTAGGCTAATCATTTATTGGAGAACCTGCGACAATAGAACTTAagcataatttatttatcgttgATGTTGACAGATCCAGCAGGCGCAGAAGGCATTGAGTGCTAATTCTGGAATTATTGGACAACAAGCCAATACCCAGAGGATGATGCGACCTATAACGAATAATCTTGGATTGCGAAATCTATTACAACAAGtgagaatttattattattctagaATTATGGGAATAATTGGAATTCAGAGACCATTGCATATTGGATGATAAGGCTATatctgataataattttgtttattattatttatagcaACCACCACAGCAGTATAGACAACAAGTCCTCGGGATGGCACAGCAGATGGTGAGTCCACGAGGGCAGATGGGAACTCGGCCAATGGCACCAACGAATCAGCAGAATCAACAATTCGACGACGTTACCAATTACGATTTTATGCCTTGAGAGATTCTCTCATTAGTgatcaaatgtttttttctgattcacTGAAGAACGTATTGTAATCGAATTTATAATTCTATTGTATGAATAAGAACAATGACTACAgaataaatcaaaataaacTTATTTCATTCTGCCATTTCAAAACTGCACCTTTTCAGAAGGTTACAATGTCTAACTTATAATTTAGGATCTTAATGTTTTTAGCCGAAACCTACCTACCGTCGAAAAGGTTTccttttcatgaaattaaacaaataaatttatcctTTCCATTTATCAACATTAATTTACGAGTGACAATAAAAATAGTGTTAATGTCTAATTACGAGGATTTGAGGGAATGGGGAGTGTTGGTTCTACATGAATATCTCAACATTTCGACTGTAGACAGATTATCAGGTTGAGGTTTAGGAATTACCGTCAGTAACTTGACCCTGTCCGTAATCTGACTCGTTTGGTTACATGACCCTCGTCCCTCCTGCTCGCTCTACTGGCCTAACCTCATATGGCTCCCATATCGACTCCGGTGATCCTTTCTAGCCCCTATTTATACCTATTCTGACCCTTCTTCCAGCcttagaaataattattttgacctCTAGTTGTGGATGCTCAATTTTGAGGACCACTGGTTGATCATCAGGAGTTGATTCACCTTTATGTAATGATAGAGAGCCAATCATTTTAGAAATCATTATATCGCACCAAATACACCTCAATTTTCTTGTTTCTCATATGACGTAACATGACCTCGCACTACGCGTTCGGCATGCTAAAGTACTACTTTTTCTCAGGTCCAGCCTGTCAATATGCATGTACGCAAGTGCAACAAAGAGACAGCATAACTACATTGAAGCTTTGATGTGTCGGCTCAGTAGCGTTCATAGCCCCTGCGTTTCTCTCCCAAAAGTTGCCCGGAGCATGCGAATATCGACAAAtgcacataaataaataaattgcgaATATTTCTTGCCATTCATTTCGGAATAATTCTTCTGTAAATAGTTAGAATCATCAGGATGCCCagcaagaagaaaaaatataatgcgcGATTTCCAGCGGTGAGTTTATAATCcatttaaaattgattaattatcatcTTTCAATCACAGTTGAATGCTTTCGACACTcgtaaaaatcgtgaaaaatatcTTATAATACAATGGAtacgattatttttatgtacaattgGGTGTAAGAACCTCCAGATGTTTGAAACTTCAAAACATTTATACTTAACCTCACTTTTGTTTTATTCTAGGGACGCATCAAGAAAATTATGCAGACAGACGAGGAAGTGGGAAAAGTAGCCCAAGCCGTACCGATCATAATCTATATCCTTTTGGCTATTCAAATGTAATGCCGTTCAGAAcgatattcattgaaatatcCTAGTTGTCATTTGTGTATTTCTagataaataattgttcaGCCCATGTGTCAAGAAAAGTACTGGGCTGGATAAATACTAGCGTTTCTTTCCTTCTGATTGGTGTTGACTACTGTGAAGACAGCCAAATCGAGAGCTCTTTTTTGATTTGGGTAGATATGAGCAAGAATCGTCATCGTATCTTCGTGTAGACTATTGTTGGATTTTATATCGTAATAATTTTaagcaattaatttaatatgacTCCTTAACTGCTTGATAATGCACCTCGGACATTAGAGCTGTTTGTCCACTCATTGCTGACCAAAACTATGCAGATAACGAATgctaaaaatgcaaaaacacTCAGTCCATCCCACATGTGAGTAAATTCATGTCTTATTAGATAAATCCTGAATTGATCCCGAATTGATTCCTACTCATTATGAAATCATGTCAGCAGAAAGCAACTGAAGGACGAGTGTCATCATATATCTTgttaagaataattttttttttaattcttgagTCGATTTTGTGATTTTGGTTCAGGAAGCAGTGTATCCTGTCTGAGAGCCGATTTGACTTTCTGAAGGACCTAGTGAAATGTTTGCCAGATGTGTCTGGGGTCGATGATGAAGTACCCACGCCTCCTCTCACCCCAGCGCCTATAGGAATTAATCCAGTAATTGGGACTGTCATCCTTCCTCGTCCACAACCTGATGCTAGGTAATTATTCAAAAGCCTAATAGGGCTGTTATAATCAGTAAATTATTACCCCCACATTTATACCTCTTTAGCCCTTTCACTCTGCAAGGATCGATTGCAgtctattatttattactccgctatttatggaaaatgagtggaatattttttctttcaattccgTTCTGTTTAGCTGTTCATTCTCTGTTTTAGGATTCTAAAAGATACAAGTAGAAAGCCTCACCTAAACCAAGTCAACAATAACAAAGACTGCATAGAACCAGTGAGTCACAacgtagaaaaattaaaattcgtgGAGGCTGCAGACCAATCATCGACACGTATTCCAAACTTTCATATATCAATACCATCATCGTTCCAACCTGGACAGCCTAATTTCTACACAGAATTGAATCAAAATAACGTGAATGCTGTAACGATCACTCAACCAACATCAAACTTTGGTCACACTGCCAACATTGATGAAGACTATGacacataatttattgaaggaAAATAATATTAGTTATAAGAATGCACCGCgaccttttttttctttttttttctttcttatttATATGAGCAAGTTTGAAGTCATTAGATGATCTTGTACAGTAGGAATTCTTCATCAGTGCATCGTTGtgaactcattttttttacctttttcagttaaaattaTCTGCAAAATTAAATAACTGGCAAATAATGAAAGTTTAACTTTTTTctttatcaatattttgtttattcattacaaaaaaaatgtcatactagtacataatttattatatataGGCCTTGCTGCACCAAGTCCAGTTGTCAAAATACTCGGTCAAgtattggaataaataaaaatattatgttGATCAGTTTTGATCGAAAGTTCATGGAAGGTATTTTACACGAAATGGGAAAGAGTCGATATAATGGCACGCCACACGTAGACTCAATATTTGCTAAAAATATAACTAATGATGATAGATATAGCAGGTATTGACGAATAGCTGAAAATGAAATCACTGGGTAATTCTGCTATTGTCAAACCGTTGAATAAATTTACTCCGGACGTGAATTTTCTCGGTAGATTTATTCGGCTAACAGGGCTTGGTGCAACCGGTCTTTCTATTAAATACGCCAAAGGGCTATGCTTAATTTTTCCACATGAAATAGATGGAGAAAAACATAAACATTACTGTACAGAGTATTGGAATAAACCATTAGTGGTTTCTTTTTCATAGTTTTTTCTATcattattaatataaataagtGTTTTACACTGAGTTAATTACAAATTTTCGCAGAGTCGCTGGATTCATTAatgtacaatttttcattttcgaacAAAATTAgcgtttcattaaaaaaatataaatcctaACTTCTAAATTAAGTATTTCGAATTAccgtataaaaaattatctaagtTGGTAAGTAACTTtgtaaattaacaaaattcctGAAATAATTCGACAGAACTACCGGCTTCCACCAACTCAGAACACATCgttgataaatataaaaagtCAATCAAGGAAGTTTAGTTAAACTATTAATATTTCGAATGGGAAAAAATCAAAGGCTAATACTGTTACAAAGGGCTCGACAAATAGAAATCAGTAATGAAGTTGATAATTGAAATGAGTCAATAAAATCAGTTCTTCAGAAGGACTTGTGATGAATATCAGTAGCGATATGACGCTGCGAGCAGCCCTTCGAGATTTCCATCAGCAATGGAAACTGATTTTTCAACTGGTTTTCGTCGTCATTATTTGGTCATTTGCAGAGAGTCGCCGTTAAAAATTTCCATGATGGCGTTTTTGCTTCGCTCACACTTCAAGAAATGCCAAATAACTTTCACTAGGGTGTCAACATATTCTCTAAAATTCAACAATAGCATCATGCTATAAAACAATATTGAATATCTCTTGTTAAAACCAAGAATGTCCTCAAAACTGACCAAAACTGCCCAGAATTTAATTCGATAAATTTCGCAGATTCCACATCAATTGAAATAGAGAAAGCAATTCATTAGTCCCAATTTTTATCTACTTCTCTACTGCAACAAATCCCTTAATTATCTACATTCCCCTCGTAAAAAGCTTCACACTTCTCCAGTAATCTTAAAACTGGATTAATATTATACGGGAATAGTGCTTTAGATACCAGTCTATCTATCGCTAATCTAAGTCTTATGATCACTGTCATGGTATCATCCAGCTCTCTACCACAACACATGACAAACTCGTTCCAATTTCTCCTCACGTATTTCAAAAACCTCAACAAATACAGCAAAAAGCACGTCTCATTGCTGACAAGAAGATCAAGAAGCACATCAGGGTCATGAGAGACAGCCCTGACGAATTGTACGAATGTTAAACTAGGACTCAGTGCATGAGCCAACTCATTTTGAGGAGGTCCCCTATAAAACAATCCCACAGCGACATCCAGACAGCATACCATTCCCTCGATGAGAAAATCATCCTGATCATGAAACATTTGCACGACCCATTGTGAAAGTGGCATTTCAGGATGAAAAGGCATCAAGGTCTTGACACAATTATCCAACTGCCTGAGGACAGTCCTGATGCTCCTCTCAATGACCCTCATATCAGCATCAAGATCCTCAGCCTCAGAGCCCAGAGAAGAGTCGCTCGAATCAGTCCTTGTCTCCTTAACAGTGACAGCAACACTTTTGAGCACAAGTAGCACCAACTTCTGTAAAAGCGGACGATCCCCATCTCCGGTTCCTCCGCCAAATCTGCCTGCACCATGACGATAAGGCAGACCATCCAGAAGACTATTGTCCTTAACAGCTCTGACAATAACATGAGCCAGTCGGCAAGGCTCATCAGGAAGAACATCCTGCAGGGCTAGAGTACTTCCATAACACAGAACCTCGTTAAACAATCTGAGAATATGCCTCCAGACAATTCCAGGGACATTCCCATTGAGCAAAAATACAAGATTATCGACATGTGAGTAGAACAATTTCGTATCGATCACTGAGAGATTCGCCTTGACTGATATGATGGCCTCCCAGAGATCGAGAAACGTTATCACTGCTGATTCGTGTTGGGGAGTGTAAGACCCAAGGATGGCGTCAAATTTGGCAACTAGTACTGTCCATCTGGACTCGAGAGCTTTCACACACATTGCTTTGACTGGAGTGCTGTCTAGACTCTCCGGGTCAGACACCACTACTGTGTTGCAATTTGCTGGTGGCATTGATGTTCCCTCTTCCTCGAGAGGATGTATTCCGCAGTCCTTGTGCTCTACCACTCTCTTGACCACGTCGAGAGTAAAGAGCATTTGACTGGGTGAGTGGGTGTTAACTAATGACTGGGCCAACCTGTCCAACCAGGCCTCTTCTGTGTTCTCCTTCGTCATTATGAAAAAGGAGGCAAGAGCTCTGCTCGCGGTATAAGATACAAATTTGTTTGGTGTACAAGAGAGGTCAATCAACTGGTCAATTATTCCATGCTCATTTCGAGTCAAGGCCTCGCAGACGTCTGCCACTCTGCTGCACATTACCCCTCGGTAGTTCTGCTTTAAAGCCAGGTCGAAAAGCAATTGCAAACCACTGATGAACTCCAGAATTCTTTCGGGATCCCAGTCGGATAAGGAGGAGATGCGAGAGGTGGGAGTACGAGTTTGATTcatccacgtggtggaggagaAGGGCTTGTGCAAAGAACTCTCGGGGACACCACAGAGGCACTGGTTCAGGAGGGACTTCTGGAAACGCTCCATATCGGTTATAAACTCGTCATTCTCAGCATCGTAGTTCTCGCCGTTTACGATTCGTTGCTTTTTCTTTGCTGGttcgtccattttttttacggtTAAGAACTTCGAGGACTTCAGAACAATTAAGCGATTAAACTTGATGACAGGTGCGTCATTATGCTGGGGTTTACTTTGAACCGGATATCTGGAACAGAAGATTACATGTTATATCATTAATGCATTTTGAATATCCCAGAATTTCTTTTAAATATAGGATACCTCAAGCTTTTTGCAAGAAAAGAAGAAGCAAAATTCCGAAATATCTGTTATTCTAAATTTCATCATTTGAAGCTTCACCTCTACTTCCTTTCCACAAAATTCAACCTCCCACCACtgataataattcgaaaaatcaatttacctTTACAAATTGTGGTATCCAAAATAATCCGCAAACATCATTGATTCCATCAACATTCCACAATCCCTCACTATTCTCATCATTACATTTTCCTTATTTTGTTTAACGTCTCCCATACATTATGATAAGTTCACCAACTCTGACTACAAGTTATGTTCGCTTCAACCGTGTGTTATATCCATGTATAGATACGTGTGTGTGGCATATACTGTGAGGCTGTGTGGGTcgagtatttaaaaaaaaaacattctcccGACTTCCACCTGTAATCCCCAACAATTGAAGCCCACCGATCACTCATTCACTTCGAGACTAACTCATtaccaataaattaataatttccaaGTTAGCCAAAATTGTCAAACTGCACTCGTCTCACTCCTGAGAATCAGAATCTCACTGTGGATTTTCCACATGCGATTGGATGCCAATAACTGGCAATTATGCTCCGCCGTATCCACAAATCGATCTCTCAACTCACTGGTTTATATTCACATTTTTGTCACAACACTAAAAGTTTATCTTAGGGcccataaattatttattaatatgaaTTAAATGTAGTGTACGTCCGAGAAACAGGCGTACTATTGTACCCCAGTGGAACGACCAAGCACTGCTATGGGATTTGGCGGTGTTGCCACATCTCCCTTCACAATTTACTGAAGTGTATGAAAACATGATGATTTTTCCTTTCTTTTGCAGTTAAAAAATCACCTCGAGAGGAGATTTTTTCCAGTATTTACTGTATATTTGTCAATGTTAACTGTGGATTAAATGCGGATAATTAAATGCCGTTAATTCTGGTGATATCGAAGGTATTATATAGAATGCGTAACACAGTAGCAGCTCCAAGCACATTCCACCTATTACTAACGTTAATCCTGCAAATGGCATATTAAATTGTCTTGGAAATGATTTTACTATTCGtgtaaattattaaaacaatcaattcaatgattttttccatCTATTTTATGGCTATttagaaaattgtaaatttattcCCAGATATTCGTTTGCCATTGGCGTGGCAATAGCGCATCGCTGTCAGCGCAGTCTACCTACGTTTCCGGTGCATTACAGAATTACTTGTTATGTTACGCACTGGAATTGTATATAAATAAacgatttcaatgaatattgtGAGTTTTCGAAGGATGGTGATATATTTTACACGATCTTGTGCTGTATTTTGAGATGTTTTGGACGATTGAACAATAGACAGAGTTGTGATTATGGTCAATGTTTAACGTGGAGATTGGAAATGATGAATCCGGCATAACCTTTATTTTTTCTAACCATAACATAACGATATTATTTCAAGTGTTACTTTGGCTTTTTTTTACATCAGCGATTGTCGGTTAAAGTTTAATAGATAAAAGAGAGCTTCAGTTAAAAAATCAAGATGAAGTGAGTAcaactaattttattttttaattcactatTGTCATTTTTTGAATACGCATTTTTATCGTACCCGGCCTATacattttgtttataaatttatgGAAGAAGACATTAACTGggcgaaaaataattatgttctcaaatttttttggtgaaCATAGTTGTTATCATTTGTTCTCTCCCTATatcacttaatttttttcctggaattACTCTCTGCTATTTTCATTCTAGGATAAGTGTCGATGGGTTAATCGTATATTTTCCATACGATTATATTTATCCAGAGCAGTATGCTTATATGTTGGAGCTGAAGAAAGGCTTAGATGCCAGGGTAAACATTCAACTGTCCTACAATAGTACCTTGTAGTCCATAAAACTGAACGACATTGTTGAACTCGATGCTATTTCTAGGGACATTGTCTACTGGAGATGCCCTCGGGGACAGGGAAAACTGTCACTCTACTATCATTGATAGTCGCTTACATGCTGGAGAACCCCCTAGCTGTGACCAAGTTAATTTACTGCTCCCGTACAGTCCCTGAGATTGAAAAAGTTATTGAAGAGTTGAAGACACTTATGGATTATTATGAAAAGGAGACGAAGAGTAAACCCAAGATGGTTGGAGTGGTACTATCTTCGCGTAAAAATATGTGTATACATCCCGAGGTGAGCCGAGAGCGAGAAGGCAAAATCGTGGATGGTCGCTGTCACTCGTTGACCGCCTCCTACGTTCGCGCCCGTCACAACTACGACGACACGACCCCGATCTGTAATTACTTCGAGGGCTTTGACATGGAAGGTCGGGAGCGCATGATGCCTCCTGGTATCTACTCCATAGACGATCTCAAAGATTACGGACGAGATCGCAACTGGTGCCCGTATTTTCTCACCAGGTTCACAATTCTCCATGCCCAGATAATCGTCTACAGCTACCATTACCTGCTCGACCCAAAGATAGCTGATGTTGTCTCCAAAGAATTGACGAAAACTTCGGTCGTCGTATTCGACGAGGCCCACAATATTGACAACGTCTGCATCGATTCCATGAGTGTGAAAATCAATCGTCGAACCATGGACAAGTGTACCGCAAACATCCAACTTCTGGAGAAGACAGTCGCAGAGATGAGAAATGAGGATGCAAATAAACTCAAAGAAGAGTACCGACGACTGGTGGAGGGCCTCAAGGATGCCCAAGTAGCCAGGGAGACAGACGTGATTCTGGCTAATCCAATTCTCCCCAACGAAGTCCTCCAGGAGGTTATCCCAGGAAACATCAGGAACGCCGAACACTTTGTCAGCTTTCTAAAACGTTTCGTTGAATATCTGAAGACAAGACTCAGAGTCCAACACGTGGTGCAGGAGTCTCCCTCAATTTTCCTCCACGATATTCAGACGAAAGTCTGCATTGAGCGAAAGCCTCTCAGATTTTGTGCTGAACGGCTGTCCTCGTTACTGAGAACAATGGAGATCACAGACTTGACTGATTTTTCCCCTTTGGTACTTGTCACTCATCTGGCGACTTTAGTCTCTACTTACACCAGTGGATTCACTATTATTGTCGAGCCCTTCGATGATAAAACCCCCACAGTTTTGAATCCTGTTCTACATTTCAGCTGTATGGATTCTTCTATTGCTATGAAACCTATTTTTGATAGATTTCAATCTGTCATCATTACTTCGGGAACTTTATCACCGCTGGATATGTATCCGAAGATTCTCAATTTCCATCCTGTTATTATGTCATCCTTTACGATGACCTTGGCTAGGCCCTGTTTGTTGCCCATGATTGTCGCAAAAGGAAACGATCAAGTCGCTATTTCATCCAAGTACGAAACGAGGGATGATGTTGCTGTCATCAGAAACTATGGGCAACTGTTGGTGGAGTTCTCGTCGACTGTGCCCGATGGACTTGTCTGCTTCTTCACCTCATATCTTTACATGGAATCGGTGATTGCAGCTTGGTATGACCAGGGGGTTGTTGATCAACTACAAAGGCACAAGTTGTTGTTTATTGAGACCCAGGACTCTGCTGAAACGAGCCTGGCTTTGATTAATTATATCAAAGCATGTGAAAATGGAAGGGGTGCGGTATTGCTATCTGTAGCCAGGGGCAAGGTATCGGAAGGAGTTGATTTCGATCATCATCTTGGGAGGGCTGTCCTCATGTTTGGCATTCCCTATGTTTATACACAGTCTAGGATACTGAAGGCCAGGTTGGAGTACTTGAGAGATCAGTTTCAGATacgagaaaatgattttttgaccTTCGATGCTATGAGACACGCAGCGCAGTGTGTAGGTCGTGCGATCAGGGGAAAAACTGATTATGGAATAATGGTGTTTGCTGATAAAAGATTCGCAAGGGCGGACAAACGAATGAAACTTCCTAAATGGATTCAGGAACACCTTTCGGataatttatgtaatttatCTACTGAGGAAGCTATTCAGATATCAAAAAGATGGCTGAGACAAATGGCCCAGCCATTCAATCGAGAAGACCAACTGGGTCTGTCGTTATTAACTAAAGAACAACTGGAAAAAGACCtgaacaataaaattcaagagaAAGCTCAACAAAATTGATACCAGTGGCATTTTTGTGATATAAAAACgtatttaattacaaaatattgATCGATAGTTTTATACAgttattttatcattaaataaaaaaataataccaaTAAGAATGAGTACGGCGACGATTTGTTCTTCAGTTGAGacaatcatttatttaatttgttttatgATAGATTCTAGTTTAATCATTATCAGCACGTGTCACCAGCGCACCAGCACTCGGTCACCGTTTTGGATAGAGTAGTATTTCAGTTGCTGGAGAGGCTTGTCCAGAGGTATTTCTTCTTTAgataactaaaaaaatagatCGATGAGTTTACAACGAGTTTTACATACCACTAATgcaatttatttgtttgttaATCTGCTGTTATTCACTCACTTTCGACTGTACAAATGATaatattggaatttttccaccaattttaaataatcgtTGAGCAATTCCCGTTAGCTTTTGAACGTCCATTTCCTTCAATACTTTTCTTTTCACACATTTCTCCTGCAATGAATCATTCATGCTGACGAATTCTACTGTTATTACATCGGCTTTCATCTCATCAGCTTTGGAACTTATTATTTCCGGACCCCCGTACTCTGAAAAGTAAaacgaaaattcaaaatttaatgaaaatggattTAATGTAAATGGAATAATATTTATAGTAAGAAATTAGAGTATTTGGGATGCTCGATAGTATTTATTTCTTACTCTCAACTAACGCTGGAAATCTCGGATGAGCAGCCAAGAACTCCCtcctggaaatatcacaatTTTCGGATAACTGGAGCCATTCTTTGGCAAACATTTTCATGTAATCGTACTCGGCATCACGTCTTTCCTTCACGGAGATTTCTGTCGCATTCAGCACCTTCAGTCTCGATATTCTTGCGATAATCAATTGTCGAGCTGTTTCGGGGGATTCCGCATTCAATACTGGATTATCCCGAAATTTGAGGTCCTCGAGGCTTTGTAGTTTGTCTAATTGGCTAATCGAACTCCactaaaatcaataattttcattgaggaGGTTTGAAGAATGGGTGACGTCCTTTTGGAATCCTCAGGTGTTActataattcaatcaattattttactCTCTCAATTAATTCACCTGTGATATGAAATTGCTGGATAAATGAAGATGTTTCAATGCTGGGAATGCTCTCGTTGTTCCTCCGTTCCCATCACTTGAGAAAGTTATCCTCTCGATCAAGTTAGAATTCAAGTTGAGACTCTCCAAGCTGAAGAATCGCGTTTCTAGTTATTTTTTAACGGTTACATCGATTCAATGATTTATGGATTGTCTTAAAAATCAATGTTACTCACCATTCTAAGCCAGCAAACTTGAGAACCTCCTCCCAATCGGCTATCGAATTACCTTCGAGAGTTATTGTTTGAAGTCTAAGCAGCGGTGAATTATTTATCGGTGTATGTAGAGTACTGGCCTCGTTAAATGGCACAGACAGTATTCGCAGGGAAGGGAACTTTGATGTACAGGCTTCAATTTTCTTCCACATGTAATTCATATGGGCCATTGTCAATTCAGTTACATTTTCAAATGCTCCGCTGATTTGGTCCAATGTAGAGTCTGCAGGGATCATGTTTTCACTGAAATGAGAAGTGGACTAGTAAAGACTCAAAGTATTTATCGCATGATCAGAGAGAATTGcaaaatgtcaataaattgGTTCAAGGTGAGACTGATAGTGATAATTTCTCACCTAATGTTCAGGCGATCCAACTTCCTCAGCTGTGAACAAATGTCTGCAATAACCACCCAGGAATTGATCAAATTTTTCGACAAATCCAGCTCTTCGATGTTGGGAAATAGTTCTCCAAGGATTCCTGAATCTCCAGCGGTAGAGACGCACTCCTCCCGCACGGATACAATACTCAACTGATCGAAATTGCTCTGCTTTCGATTTACCTTAGAAAATCCCACCATCTCTAAGAATGGAGCATTGATTTCTTTTCGTaaattcgagatattctctcTATCGACTCCAGCTAACTCGTCGTCAATGTAGCcataacgattttttattgcttctACGCAAGATATTCCTGATTTAACTTTTCCTGGTCGTACAAACGATCCAGAAGTTGGATATCTGCAatgaaatataatattttttacaatcccGAAGAAAGCAATTAATTGAAGAAAGAATTCACGGTTTTCTAAAGGGGGGAGAGGCTGGAGTTACCGTGTTTTGAAGTACTCCTTATCATGGTATGTTCCATTATGCTTCCCTCTGGTAGGATTATCCCAATCAATACCTAACCAAAGTCCTGCCGTGTTCTCAACTGCACCTATGTAGCAGATTGTACCGTAGTGACCATCACACGCGATGCGCTGACCGATCTGGTAATTGTCAACGTCAACATTTCTCAAATCCTCGACCA includes the following:
- the Xpd gene encoding general transcription and DNA repair factor IIH helicase subunit XPD gives rise to the protein MKISVDGLIVYFPYDYIYPEQYAYMLELKKGLDARGHCLLEMPSGTGKTVTLLSLIVAYMLENPLAVTKLIYCSRTVPEIEKVIEELKTLMDYYEKETKSKPKMVGVVLSSRKNMCIHPEVSREREGKIVDGRCHSLTASYVRARHNYDDTTPICNYFEGFDMEGRERMMPPGIYSIDDLKDYGRDRNWCPYFLTRFTILHAQIIVYSYHYLLDPKIADVVSKELTKTSVVVFDEAHNIDNVCIDSMSVKINRRTMDKCTANIQLLEKTVAEMRNEDANKLKEEYRRLVEGLKDAQVARETDVILANPILPNEVLQEVIPGNIRNAEHFVSFLKRFVEYLKTRLRVQHVVQESPSIFLHDIQTKVCIERKPLRFCAERLSSLLRTMEITDLTDFSPLVLVTHLATLVSTYTSGFTIIVEPFDDKTPTVLNPVLHFSCMDSSIAMKPIFDRFQSVIITSGTLSPLDMYPKILNFHPVIMSSFTMTLARPCLLPMIVAKGNDQVAISSKYETRDDVAVIRNYGQLLVEFSSTVPDGLVCFFTSYLYMESVIAAWYDQGVVDQLQRHKLLFIETQDSAETSLALINYIKACENGRGAVLLSVARGKVSEGVDFDHHLGRAVLMFGIPYVYTQSRILKARLEYLRDQFQIRENDFLTFDAMRHAAQCVGRAIRGKTDYGIMVFADKRFARADKRMKLPKWIQEHLSDNLCNLSTEEAIQISKRWLRQMAQPFNREDQLGLSLLTKEQLEKDLNNKIQEKAQQN
- the LOC135172776 gene encoding uncharacterized protein LOC135172776, with amino-acid sequence MPSKKKKYNARFPAGRIKKIMQTDEEVGKVAQAVPIIISRTLELFVHSLLTKTMQITNAKNAKTLSPSHMKQCILSESRFDFLKDLVKCLPDVSGVDDEVPTPPLTPAPIGINPVIGTVILPRPQPDARILKDTSRKPHLNQVNNNKDCIEPVSHNVEKLKFVEAADQSSTRIPNFHISIPSSFQPGQPNFYTELNQNNVNAVTITQPTSNFGHTANIDEDYDT
- the LOC135172755 gene encoding protein lines, whose translation is MDEPAKKKQRIVNGENYDAENDEFITDMERFQKSLLNQCLCGVPESSLHKPFSSTTWMNQTRTPTSRISSLSDWDPERILEFISGLQLLFDLALKQNYRGVMCSRVADVCEALTRNEHGIIDQLIDLSCTPNKFVSYTASRALASFFIMTKENTEEAWLDRLAQSLVNTHSPSQMLFTLDVVKRVVEHKDCGIHPLEEEGTSMPPANCNTVVVSDPESLDSTPVKAMCVKALESRWTVLVAKFDAILGSYTPQHESAVITFLDLWEAIISVKANLSVIDTKLFYSHVDNLVFLLNGNVPGIVWRHILRLFNEVLCYGSTLALQDVLPDEPCRLAHVIVRAVKDNSLLDGLPYRHGAGRFGGGTGDGDRPLLQKLVLLVLKSVAVTVKETRTDSSDSSLGSEAEDLDADMRVIERSIRTVLRQLDNCVKTLMPFHPEMPLSQWVVQMFHDQDDFLIEGMVCCLDVAVGLFYRGPPQNELAHALSPSLTFVQFVRAVSHDPDVLLDLLVSNETCFLLYLLRFLKYVRRNWNEFVMCCGRELDDTMTVIIRLRLAIDRLVSKALFPYNINPVLRLLEKCEAFYEGNVDN
- the LOC135172761 gene encoding tubulin-specific chaperone E; its protein translation is MVEDLRNVDVDNYQIGQRIACDGHYGTICYIGAVENTAGLWLGIDWDNPTRGKHNGTYHDKEYFKTRYPTSGSFVRPGKVKSGISCVEAIKNRYGYIDDELAGVDRENISNLRKEINAPFLEMVGFSKVNRKQSNFDQLSIVSVREECVSTAGDSGILGELFPNIEELDLSKNLINSWVVIADICSQLRKLDRLNISENMIPADSTLDQISGAFENVTELTMAHMNYMWKKIEACTSKFPSLRILSVPFNEASTLHTPINNSPLLRLQTITLEGNSIADWEEVLKFAGLECLESLNLNSNLIERITFSSDGNGGTTRAFPALKHLHLSSNFISQWSSISQLDKLQSLEDLKFRDNPVLNAESPETARQLIIARISRLKVLNATEISVKERRDAEYDYMKMFAKEWLQLSENCDISRREFLAAHPRFPALVEKYGGPEIISSKADEMKADVITVEFVSMNDSLQEKCVKRKVLKEMDVQKLTGIAQRLFKIGGKIPILSFVQSKLSKEEIPLDKPLQQLKYYSIQNGDRVLVRW